Proteins encoded together in one Balaenoptera ricei isolate mBalRic1 chromosome 2, mBalRic1.hap2, whole genome shotgun sequence window:
- the NSMCE3 gene encoding non-structural maintenance of chromosomes element 3 homolog, whose protein sequence is MSLKPKSRGRAGAQAERGGGGEEAPSTSRGPGGAASQGGRRAEAPSAPGPRSQKQLELKVAELVQFLLIKDQRKIPIRRTDILRHVVGDYKDVLPELLRRAAERLEYVFGYRLVELEPRSNTYILVNTLEPVEEDAEMRGDQGTPTTGLLMIVLGLIFMKGNSIKETEVWDFLRRLGVHPTKKHLIFGDPKKLITEDFVRQRYLEYRRIPHTDPVDYELQWGPRTNLETSKMKVLKFVAKVHNQDPKDWPAQYCEALAEEEARARPQTGVAAPTPAPSS, encoded by the coding sequence ATGTCGTTAAAGCCGAAGAGCCGGGGCCGCGCCGGCGCCCAGGCCGAGCGGGGTGGCGGCGGCGAGGAGGCCCCGAGCACGTCCCGCGGGCCGGGCGGCGCCGCGTCGCAGGGCGGCCGGCGGGCCGAGGCTCCCTCAGCGCCGGGGCCGCGGTCGCAGAAGCAGCTGGAGCTGAAGGTGGCGGAGCTGGTGCAGTTCCTGCTGATCAAGGACCAGAGGAAGATCCCGATCCGTCGCACCGACATCCTGCGGCACGTGGTCGGGGACTACAAGGACGTGCTCCCCGAGCTGCTGCGGCGGGCGGCCGAGCGCCTGGAGTATGTGTTCGGGTACCGGCTGGTGGAGCTGGAGCCCCGGAGCAACACCTACATTCTGGTCAACACGCTGGAGCCGGTGGAGGAGGACGCGGAGATGCGCGGCGACCAGGGCACGCCCACCACCGGGCTGCTCATGATCGTGCTGGGGCTCATCTTCATGAAGGGCAACAGCATCAAAGAGACCGAGGTCTGGGACTTCCTGCGGCGCCTCGGGGTGCACCCCACCAAGAAGCACCTCATCTTCGGGGACCCGAAGAAGCTCATCACCGAGGACTTCGTGCGGCAGCGGTACTTGGAGTACCGGCGCATCCCGCACACGGACCCCGTGGACTACGAGCTCCAGTGGGGCCCGCGCACCAACCTGGAGACCAGCAAGATGAAGGTGCTCAAGTTCGTGGCCAAAGTCCACAATCAGGATCCCAAGGACTGGCCGGCGCAGTACTGTGAGGCTTTGGCGGAGGAGGAGGCCAGGGCCAGACCCCAGACCGGGGTTGCggccccaaccccagccccttcctcttGA